GGGCGCCTGAAGCAGGATGCCGCCGCGCCAGCGGCGGCGATCGCGCCGGATGCCCCGGCCGCATCGATCGATCCGATGGATTTCATTGATCCGATGGATGCGATGGAGGCCGCCGAGCGTGCCGATTCCGGCGGCGCGGCGCAACTCGACACCGCACCGTCACCGCCCGTTTCGCCGATTCCGCCGAGCCACTGGACCGTGACCGCGACCGATACGCGTATCGACGTGACCGATCACAACGGCGCAACGCACGGAATCGCGCTGTCCGACCTTGGCGCGGTCGTGATCGAAACCAACGACCAGGGGCCGTACGGGTCGTCCGTCTGGTGGATCCTGTTCGATACGAACAAGCAGTTCGCGTGCGGGTTCCCGCAGGGCGCCGACGGCGCGAAAGCGGCGGTCGACCGGCTGCTCGACCTGCCGGGCATCGATCACCGCAAGGTCATCGACGCGCAGACGTCGGTCAGGAACGCGATGTTCCCGATCTGGCAGCGTGCGGCGCGGGTGGAGGCGAAAGACGGTGAAGCGCAACGGGCCGACTGAATCCGCGTCGCAGCAAAGTTGAAGGGCACGGACGTGGAGACTCACGGCCGTGCCCCTGTCACCCGGCATCAGCCAGCCGGGGTCACCTTCTTTAGTGCGACCGCCCCGTATCCGTCCCCGGCGCGAACTCGATACCCCGCAGTACTTCCGCAAACTTCGCAGTCCGCAGCACGGCGAATTGCTCATGCGCCGCCGTCGTCGCGCTCGTGTTCTTCAGCACGTCGCGCACCGCCACCAGCCGGTTCGGGTCCGCACCGACGTCACCGTTGCCGCTGACCGTCGACGTAATCGCCCAGATCGTCACCGTGCCGTCGCGTTCGACGCGGCCCGTCAGGTTGCGCAGGCCGGCCGTCGCCGGTGCCCACGGCAGGCCCGTCGCCGAATTGTTGCCCGCCGGATAGCCCGCGACCGAATACGGCTGGCCCAGGTTCAACCCGCTCTGCAGCGTATAGGCAAGCTTCCACTGCTTCGTGCCTGCGTCGTAGACCCACTTCTGCAGGCCCGCCGTCGTCTGCGCAGCGGCATGCGTGTACAGGTCCGCGCCGCCCGTGTAACCGTCGCCTTCGTCCGCGACGTACAGCGTGTTCGCGTCGGCGAACCAGAGCCCGAACGGATAGGAGAGCGTCGTCGCGGTCTTGTTCGGCGTGGTCGGGAAGCCGGCCAGCACGCACATGTTGTTCGGCAGGCCAGCCGTCTGCAACGTGGCGGCGTTGTACGCGAGCGGCGCCGTCGGCAGCACGGCCTTCGGCGACGGCACGCCGACGCCCGACGGGCACGCGGTGCCGGTCGTATCGACGAAGTACACCGTGTTCACGCCGTTGCCGCCGCTGCCCTTCGTGTAGTACACGACGTTGTCGTGCACCGCGATGCCGCGGAAGTTGTCGTCCTTGCCGATCTTGTCGGCCTTCGCGCCGAGCTCCGTGACCGAGAAGCTCGCGAGCGGCGTCGGCACGCCCGGATCCTGCTGCGCTTCGTGATGCTTCGCGCCGTCGATGAGCTGCGCGCCCGCGCCGAGGATCACGTTGTCCGGCTGCGGGTTCGAACCGTTGCCGGCGTTGCCCGACGTGTAGTAAATCTCGCGGCCGTCGCGATTGTTCAGGATCGCCGCGCGGCCGTTGTTGCCGCTGTACGCATTCGTCTCGGTGAAGCGGAAATGCCCGTGGCGATCGATGCGCGCGATCGCGCGGTAGAAGTTCTGCCCGTCCGGGTTCGTCGTATCGACCGCGAGCGGCGTGTTCGAGTTCGACACGTCGACCGTGTTGACCGGCGCGACGTAACCCATGAACGTCAGGTAGCTGCCGTCGAGCGACAGGTGCAGGCCAAGCTCCGACTTCGAGCTGAAGCTCGTCACCATCTGGTCGTGCGCGAAGCCCTTCTGCAGGCTGTTCGGCACTTCGAGCGTGCTGACGACACCGCCGGCCGGCGTGATCTGGTCGAGGAAGATGCGCGAGGTGATGCCGAAGCTGCCGTCGTAGCGGTCGTTGTTCCACACATACGGATAGGTACCGTCGTTCGGCGCGCCGGATGCCGCGCCGCAACCGCCGGTGGTCTTCGCGCAGTTCGGCGGCAGGATCGCGCCGGGCTGGACGTTGCTCGACACGTTGTCGTACACGCTGCGGCTGAGGACCAGGAAGCCCGGCACGAAGCCCGGCGTAAAACGGCTGTCGCCGTCGTTGTCGTGCGGGGCAGCCTGCGCGCCGATGCTCGCGGCAATCAGCGTCAGTGCAAAGACAGGAACGGTACGATCGCGCAACGCGCGGCGGCGCTTCGCGGACAAGGCGAAATTCGGCATGGACAAGGCTCCGTACGACATCGAGTGAGGACGTTGTTGGTGGACAGACTGACGACGTGAAGCCCCGCCACCTTAGCCATGCTTGATGAAGAATTGATTGCACGCGATCTCGCGGAAACCCGCTTGCGTATACGGGTTTCCCGGTGCAGCGCCTTGTTATTTATCCGTAATGCGAAAGAAATGAATCAGACAGCCATTCAGGCCGATTTCCCCGCATGCGGCTGCGTGAGCTTGCCGTCGCCATACTCGCGCAACACTTTCGAAATCACCACGCGATAGCCGTCCAGCCAGCGTGCCTGTTTCGTCTTTGCCTCGAGATGCGCCGGGTGCTGCATCAGCTGCTGCAGCGCCGCCTCCGACTCCCAGTAGTAGACGTTCTGGATCAGCCCCGCTTCGGCGTTCTCCCACGTCTCCTCGCCGAGATAGCCGGGCGTCGCGCGCGCCATGTCGGCAATCTGCCGGTCGAGCCGGTGGAATTCGTCGTCGTATTGCCCGGCACGGAAAATGAAGGTCGACGCGTACATGCCCGCTCCATCGAAAGCGATTGAAAGAGCGCCGATTGTAAGGCACATGTAGCGTGTCGGGATTGTTACGCGGCGAGCATACCGAGGTCCGGACGGTCGGCGAGCCACGCGTCGATGCGCGGTGCGTCGTCACGCAGGCCGGCCGCGGGCGCCGGCATCGCGACCAGTGCGTGCCGTGCACGTTCAAGCGCCTGAGCGAAGCCCCGCAGCTCGCGCGTCGCGGGCCGGTCGTCGGCATGCCGGCGCGCGAGTGCTGCTTCGATGTTCACACCGATCAACGCGAGTTGCGCGTCGATGAATGCGATGCACAGCGCGTGGCATTGCGCGGACACCGATGCAACAGCCGACAGGACCGGCACGATCGACACGGTCAGATAGCCGCCGGGCGCAAGCCGCGACAGCGCATGCCGCACGTCCTGCCCGCCATCGGTCAACGATGCGAACACCGCATCCCGCCACACTGCGCGCTCGAACACGAGCGCATCGCGATACGCGTCGAGCGCCGCACGGTCTTCGATCTGCCCGGCCGTCACCAGCGGAATCGGAAAGGAAGATGCAACGGACGATCGCGCGCTCGCCGCTTCGACGATGCAGTTCGCGCCGAGCCATCCCGCATCGTCACGCCGCGCGGCCAGCACGCGGGACTGCAAGCGGTCGGGCAGCATCGGATCGAGCGGCACCGCGCGGCAGATCGACGGCTTGTCCGCATGCACGCTGCAGCGTCCGTCGTCGGCCAGCGCCGCGCACCGGCCGAGCGACGGATAGTCGTAGCCCTGCAGCGTCAGCGCGATCCATTCGTTCCCCGCGCCGTCGGTGCGATGAAACAACCGCGCCGCCAGCGCATCGGACGCCGCGACGTCGTCCGCATCGAGCGCATGCTCGCGGCCGCCCGCACGCCAACGCTCGCCGATGCGCCGCTTCGGCACGCGACGGATCGTCAGCGCACCGACGAAGCGATGCCGATGCCGGAACAGTTCGCGCAACGACAGCGTCGGCGCGCTGTTGCAGCAGCGTCCGCAGGCGTTGCACGCGAGCAGGTAAGTGTCTACCACGGCCGCCGCACCGAATCCTGGTAGCGCGTGAGGATGAAACGCGCGACGTCGTCCGAGTGGTACGCGGCGACGAGCTGCGTCACCCACGGCTTCGCGCGATCGGCATCGCGCACGGTCAGCACGTTCGCATACGGCGAGCGCGCATCCTCGAGGCTGATGCTGTCGCGCGCGGGTTGCAGCCCGGCACGCGCGGCATCGTCGCTGTCGATCGCGACGAACGCGGCCGTATCGAGCGCCGCGTAGAGGCGATCGCGACGCAGCGCGACGAGCTTCAGCCCGAGCCGATTGCCGGTCACGTCGCGCAGCGTCGCACGCAGGCCGGCCCGCTCGCGCAGCGTCACCAGCGTATCGTTCTGCAGCAGCACGAGCGCGCGCGCCATCCCGCGCGAATCGGCGGGAATCGCAACCGTCGCACCGGGCTGCAGTTCGTTCAGGTTCTTCAATTTGCGCGAATAGAGCGCCATCGGCAACGTGACGGTCGGCGCGATGCCGGTCAGCGCGTAGCGTTTCTGCGCGCGCGTCGCGGCAAGCTGTTGTGCATCCTCGAAGCTGGCCGCGTCAATCTGGCCGTCGGCCAGCGCCGCGTCGATGCGCGATGCATCGTCGAACTCGACCACGTCGATGCCGAATCCTCGCGATGCGGCGACCCGCTTCACTTCGTCCAGGACCTGCGCATGTACACCGCGCGTCACGCCGACGCGCACCGCCGGTGCGGCCGATTCGGCGGCAGCGGTCAAACCCGAATGACCGACCGCGCACGCAACGATCAGCCACGCGCCCACGTCATGCAAGACACGCTTCATGATGCATCCCTCAGAATCGTGCGAAACCCGATATGCGACGCGCCGAGATCGGCTTCCTGCTGTTCGCGCGACGACGCGC
This window of the Burkholderia lata genome carries:
- a CDS encoding antibiotic biosynthesis monooxygenase family protein, which translates into the protein MYASTFIFRAGQYDDEFHRLDRQIADMARATPGYLGEETWENAEAGLIQNVYYWESEAALQQLMQHPAHLEAKTKQARWLDGYRVVISKVLREYGDGKLTQPHAGKSA
- a CDS encoding YkgJ family cysteine cluster protein; this encodes MVDTYLLACNACGRCCNSAPTLSLRELFRHRHRFVGALTIRRVPKRRIGERWRAGGREHALDADDVAASDALAARLFHRTDGAGNEWIALTLQGYDYPSLGRCAALADDGRCSVHADKPSICRAVPLDPMLPDRLQSRVLAARRDDAGWLGANCIVEAASARSSVASSFPIPLVTAGQIEDRAALDAYRDALVFERAVWRDAVFASLTDGGQDVRHALSRLAPGGYLTVSIVPVLSAVASVSAQCHALCIAFIDAQLALIGVNIEAALARRHADDRPATRELRGFAQALERARHALVAMPAPAAGLRDDAPRIDAWLADRPDLGMLAA
- a CDS encoding MetQ/NlpA family lipoprotein; translated protein: MKRVLHDVGAWLIVACAVGHSGLTAAAESAAPAVRVGVTRGVHAQVLDEVKRVAASRGFGIDVVEFDDASRIDAALADGQIDAASFEDAQQLAATRAQKRYALTGIAPTVTLPMALYSRKLKNLNELQPGATVAIPADSRGMARALVLLQNDTLVTLRERAGLRATLRDVTGNRLGLKLVALRRDRLYAALDTAAFVAIDSDDAARAGLQPARDSISLEDARSPYANVLTVRDADRAKPWVTQLVAAYHSDDVARFILTRYQDSVRRPW